A stretch of DNA from Oscillospiraceae bacterium:
CCGCGCAACGTGGGTGAGATTGAGAATGCCGACGGCGTCGGCGAGGTCGGAAACGCCCGCTGCGGCGACATTATGCGGATGTATCTGAAAATCGACGACGGCGTCATCACCGACGTCAAGTTCAAGACCTTCGGCTGCGGCGCAGCGATCGCGACGAGTTCGATGGCCACCGAACTGATCAAGGGCAAGTCGATTGAAGAAGCACTGAAACTGACCAACAAGGCGGTCGTCGAGGCGCTTGAAGGGCTGCCACCCGCGAAAATCCACTGCTCAGTCTTGGCCGAACAGGCCATTAAAACGGCACTGGCCGATTATTACCGCAAAAAGGGCATCGATCCCGAGCCGCTGGTCGGCAAGATCATCAACTGCGAAGGGTGCCATGAATAGCGTTTTGGTCGCACTGTCCGGCGGCGTCGACTCCGGCGTCTGCGCCCTGCTTTTGCAAAAGGCGGGGTACAGGGTCGGCGGGGTCTATATGGTCATGTCCAAACAGCATGAGCAGGGCGTGGAAAAGGCCGAAAAAGCCGCAA
This window harbors:
- the nifU gene encoding Fe-S cluster assembly scaffold protein NifU, which encodes MYTQKVMDHFMNPRNVGEIENADGVGEVGNARCGDIMRMYLKIDDGVITDVKFKTFGCGAAIATSSMATELIKGKSIEEALKLTNKAVVEALEGLPPAKIHCSVLAEQAIKTALADYYRKKGIDPEPLVGKIINCEGCHE